One Streptomyces sp. B21-105 genomic region harbors:
- a CDS encoding TerD family protein — protein MPREFQRGHKARISDLTAGTDLYVGVQITAPGLTFDISCFGLDADERLSDDRYFVFFNQPKSPEESIQLLGAQAGDTESFRITLDRIPPQIQKLSFTATLDGAGQMSQIDPGYLRIVAGGEEVARYAFNGSEFTSERAVMLGDFYLKDVWRFAAVGQGFDGGLDALLKNFGGEVAEEEAPAAPQQPQAAAAPSFAPPAFGAPPAPQQPQPAAQGFAPPPGATPPPAPAPAPPVHAAPTIVAPLAPPGGHVPPPAPAPAPYGQPPQQQPYGQGPAPTAPMPPGYGQQPSAPQAPQAPPGYGQPTPPPGYGQQSPFGQVPGQQVPGQQAYGVPQGAPQGGAGVASALQQFKETPTGQRWTQQNRKMIRVDLGIGGQPVLARQGSMVLYQGKVDFSYKGAGFAGRVVGNATGQEMQLMRCTGQGQVFLAEDSTHVHPIELQGDAVCVSAENVLAFDESLQYEVRRIEGHGIPGGALFTMQFQGAGTIVVKTHGTPVVLPVTPTTFADCNAVVAWSAASQVVVSSQVRMRRNAYPGDTGESVNLQFRGAPGNFIVVQPYEV, from the coding sequence ATGCCCAGGGAATTCCAACGCGGCCACAAGGCCAGGATCAGTGACCTCACGGCGGGTACCGATCTGTACGTAGGCGTGCAGATCACCGCCCCCGGCCTGACCTTCGACATCAGCTGCTTCGGTCTCGACGCCGACGAGCGTCTCTCGGACGACCGGTACTTCGTCTTCTTCAACCAGCCCAAGTCCCCCGAGGAGTCCATCCAGCTCCTGGGCGCCCAGGCGGGCGACACGGAGTCCTTCCGCATCACCCTCGACCGGATCCCGCCGCAGATCCAGAAGCTGTCCTTCACGGCCACGCTGGACGGCGCCGGGCAGATGTCGCAGATCGACCCCGGCTACCTGCGCATCGTCGCGGGCGGCGAGGAGGTGGCCCGCTACGCGTTCAACGGCTCCGAGTTCACCAGTGAGCGGGCCGTCATGCTGGGCGACTTCTACCTCAAGGACGTGTGGCGGTTCGCGGCCGTCGGCCAGGGCTTCGACGGCGGCCTGGACGCGCTGCTGAAGAACTTCGGCGGCGAGGTCGCGGAGGAGGAGGCGCCCGCCGCGCCGCAGCAGCCGCAGGCCGCCGCCGCTCCGAGCTTCGCCCCGCCCGCCTTCGGCGCGCCCCCCGCTCCTCAGCAGCCGCAGCCCGCCGCGCAGGGCTTCGCGCCCCCGCCCGGCGCGACCCCGCCGCCGGCCCCGGCTCCCGCGCCCCCGGTCCACGCCGCGCCGACCATCGTCGCGCCGCTGGCCCCGCCCGGCGGTCACGTCCCGCCGCCCGCCCCCGCCCCGGCTCCTTACGGGCAGCCGCCCCAGCAACAGCCGTACGGCCAGGGCCCCGCGCCGACCGCGCCCATGCCCCCCGGCTACGGTCAGCAGCCCTCGGCCCCGCAGGCCCCCCAGGCCCCGCCCGGCTACGGACAGCCGACCCCGCCGCCCGGCTACGGTCAGCAGTCCCCCTTCGGGCAGGTCCCCGGCCAGCAGGTTCCCGGCCAGCAGGCCTACGGTGTGCCGCAGGGCGCGCCCCAGGGCGGTGCCGGTGTGGCGTCGGCGCTCCAGCAGTTCAAGGAGACGCCGACGGGGCAGCGCTGGACCCAGCAGAACAGGAAGATGATCCGGGTCGACCTCGGCATCGGCGGCCAGCCCGTTCTCGCCCGCCAGGGCAGCATGGTCCTCTACCAGGGCAAGGTCGACTTCAGCTACAAGGGCGCCGGGTTCGCCGGCCGGGTCGTCGGCAACGCCACCGGCCAGGAGATGCAGCTGATGCGCTGCACCGGCCAGGGGCAGGTGTTCCTCGCCGAGGACTCCACCCATGTGCACCCGATCGAGCTCCAGGGTGACGCGGTCTGCGTCTCCGCCGAGAACGTCCTGGCCTTCGACGAGAGCCTCCAGTACGAGGTCCGTCGCATCGAGGGGCACGGCATCCCCGGCGGCGCGCTGTTCACCATGCAGTTCCAGGGCGCCGGGACGATCGTCGTGAAGACGCACGGCACGCCCGTGGTCCTGCCGGTCACGCCCACCACGTTCGCCGACTGCAACGCCGTCGTCGCCTGGTCGGCCGCCTCCCAGGTGGTCGTCTCCAGCCAGGTGCGGATGCGCCGCAACGCCTACCCCGGCGACACCGGCGAGAGCGTCAATCTCCAGTTCCGGGGCGCTCCCGGCAACTTCATCGTCGTCCAGCCGTACGAGGTCTGA
- a CDS encoding AIM24 family protein: protein MNQPLAGYAPAPVTARMENHGNHMLKVAMQTGNDLFARVGSMVAYEGFVQYEPNPPAVRQIARDWMTGEGAPLMKCTGDGLLYLADYGANVVVINLNGDGISVNATNLLAFDAHLTWGVERVKGLAKFAGQGLWNTKISGQGWVALTSRGKPIVVDCGGGEDETYVDPDALVAWSPNLKVKGKRSFKAQSLIGRGSGEAYQMAFSGQGIVVVQPSEDSTDRLRVRG from the coding sequence ATGAACCAGCCGCTCGCGGGCTACGCGCCCGCACCCGTCACCGCCCGCATGGAGAACCACGGCAACCACATGCTGAAGGTCGCCATGCAGACCGGTAACGACCTCTTCGCGCGCGTGGGCTCGATGGTCGCCTACGAGGGCTTCGTCCAGTACGAGCCCAACCCGCCGGCCGTACGCCAGATCGCCCGCGACTGGATGACCGGCGAGGGCGCGCCCCTGATGAAGTGCACCGGCGACGGTCTGCTCTACCTCGCCGACTACGGGGCGAACGTCGTCGTCATCAACCTCAACGGCGACGGAATCTCCGTCAACGCCACCAACCTGCTCGCCTTCGACGCGCACCTCACCTGGGGCGTCGAGCGCGTCAAGGGGCTTGCGAAGTTCGCCGGTCAGGGGCTGTGGAACACCAAGATCTCCGGGCAGGGGTGGGTCGCGCTGACCTCCCGGGGCAAGCCGATCGTCGTCGACTGCGGCGGCGGCGAGGACGAGACGTACGTCGACCCCGACGCGCTCGTCGCCTGGTCCCCGAACCTCAAGGTGAAGGGCAAGCGCAGCTTCAAGGCGCAGTCGCTCATCGGCCGGGGCAGCGGCGAGGCCTACCAGATGGCCTTCTCCGGCCAGGGCATCGTCGTCGTCCAGCCCAGCGAGGACAGCACCGACCGCCTCCGGGTACGGGGCTGA
- a CDS encoding AIM24 family protein, translated as MQSSLFAHNDSQTQDRWSLQNKQMLRVTLEGHDDILARKGTMVAYQGLMEFDAEYQSNQQGRARAHTGEGLSLMRCHGQGTVYLANLAQRIHVMDVEQDGLTVDSSYVLAMDSSLHHEVIAVDSLYGISGSGKYQLNITGRGKVALMTSGAPLMMQVTPDKYVNCDADAIVAWSTGLRVQMQAQTHSSGVWRRRGNTGEGWELSFMGSGYALVQPSELLPPQNAQIGSGLAAQYGMGQQGARGQNQGNVWS; from the coding sequence ATGCAGAGCTCACTTTTCGCGCACAACGACTCGCAGACCCAGGACCGCTGGAGTCTGCAGAACAAGCAGATGCTCCGGGTCACCCTGGAGGGCCACGACGACATCCTCGCCCGCAAGGGGACGATGGTCGCCTACCAGGGCCTGATGGAGTTCGACGCCGAGTACCAGAGCAACCAGCAAGGGCGCGCGCGTGCGCACACGGGCGAGGGCCTGAGCCTGATGCGCTGTCACGGCCAGGGGACGGTGTACCTCGCGAACCTCGCCCAGCGCATCCACGTCATGGACGTGGAGCAGGACGGGCTGACCGTGGACAGCAGCTATGTGCTGGCCATGGACTCGTCACTGCACCACGAGGTCATCGCCGTCGACAGCCTCTACGGCATCTCCGGCTCGGGGAAGTACCAGCTCAACATCACCGGCCGCGGCAAGGTCGCCCTGATGACCTCCGGCGCGCCGCTGATGATGCAGGTCACCCCCGACAAGTACGTCAACTGCGACGCCGACGCCATCGTGGCCTGGTCCACCGGACTGCGGGTGCAGATGCAGGCGCAGACGCACTCCTCCGGGGTGTGGCGCCGGCGTGGTAACACCGGTGAGGGCTGGGAGCTCAGCTTCATGGGCAGCGGCTACGCGCTGGTCCAGCCCAGCGAACTGCTGCCGCCGCAGAACGCCCAGATCGGGTCGGGTCTCGCCGCGCAGTACGGCATGGGCCAGCAGGGAGCACGGGGACAGAACCAGGGCAACGTCTGGAGCTGA
- a CDS encoding NUDIX hydrolase: protein MSLHDDAVLVLKGYEGQRELCQTYLDHLAVHPDGVWKACADGHITASALVIDPERGRVLLTLHKKLRMWLQTGGHCEPVDATLAGAALREGTEESGVPGLSLLPGGPVRLDRHHTPCAWHYDVQYAALAPAGAVEAISEESLDLRWFAYDEVAGVADASVVRLLEAARARL from the coding sequence GTGAGCCTGCACGACGACGCGGTCCTCGTCCTGAAGGGGTACGAGGGCCAGCGAGAGCTGTGCCAGACGTACCTGGACCATCTGGCGGTCCATCCCGACGGCGTGTGGAAGGCCTGCGCGGACGGGCACATCACGGCGAGCGCGCTGGTGATCGACCCGGAGCGCGGCCGTGTGCTGCTCACGCTGCACAAGAAGTTGCGGATGTGGCTGCAGACGGGCGGCCACTGCGAGCCGGTCGACGCGACGCTGGCGGGCGCGGCGCTGCGGGAGGGGACGGAGGAGTCGGGCGTGCCGGGGCTGAGCCTGCTGCCCGGCGGTCCGGTGCGCCTGGACCGGCATCACACGCCCTGCGCCTGGCACTACGACGTCCAGTACGCGGCGCTCGCCCCGGCCGGAGCCGTGGAGGCCATCAGCGAGGAGTCTCTCGACCTGCGCTGGTTCGCCTATGACGAGGTGGCGGGCGTGGCCGACGCGTCGGTCGTGCGCCTGCTGGAGGCGGCCCGCGCGCGGCTGTGA
- a CDS encoding zinc-dependent metalloprotease, whose translation MSDTPFGFGLPPEEPEDGDEGKKDPQSGGGQGPANPFGFGGLPGAGGFGAPGADNPLAAMFGSLNPNDLGAAFQQLGQMLSYEGGPVNWDMAQQIARQTVAQGTSDGVKDSSIGSSERTAVQEAVRLADLWLDDATSLPSGAGTAGAWSRAEWVEATLPAWKELVDPVAERVGAAMGDVLPEEMQAMAGPLIGMMRSMGGAMFGSQIGQAVGVLAGEVVGSTDIGLPLGPAGRAALLPVNIEAFGRDLGVGKDEVRLYLALREAAHQRLFAHVPWLRSHLFGAVEGYARGIKVDTAKLEDVVGQFDPQNPEQLQEALQQGMFQPEDTPAQKAALARLETALALVEGWVDAVVHAAAKPRLSSADALRETLRRRRATGGPAEQTFATLIGLELRPRRLRDASRLWASLTDARGVDGRDALWAHPDMLPTASDLDDPDGFVHREQMDFSELDKMLGEAASGGHGEKPNLKKDADTDGTDDGNDSGGDDTK comes from the coding sequence GTGAGTGACACCCCATTCGGATTCGGCCTTCCGCCGGAGGAGCCGGAGGACGGCGACGAGGGCAAGAAGGACCCACAGAGCGGCGGTGGTCAGGGACCGGCCAACCCGTTCGGTTTCGGCGGCCTGCCCGGCGCCGGCGGCTTCGGCGCGCCCGGCGCGGACAATCCGCTCGCCGCGATGTTCGGTTCGCTGAACCCCAACGACCTGGGCGCCGCCTTCCAGCAGCTCGGCCAGATGCTCTCCTACGAGGGCGGTCCGGTGAACTGGGACATGGCCCAGCAGATCGCCCGCCAGACGGTCGCCCAGGGCACCTCCGACGGCGTCAAGGACTCGAGCATCGGTTCCTCCGAGCGCACCGCCGTCCAGGAGGCCGTCCGCCTGGCCGACCTGTGGCTGGACGACGCGACGTCCCTGCCGTCCGGTGCCGGAACCGCCGGGGCGTGGTCCCGCGCCGAGTGGGTCGAGGCGACCCTGCCCGCGTGGAAGGAGCTCGTCGACCCGGTCGCCGAGCGCGTCGGCGCGGCCATGGGCGACGTCCTGCCGGAGGAGATGCAGGCCATGGCCGGCCCCCTGATCGGCATGATGCGCTCGATGGGCGGCGCGATGTTCGGCTCGCAGATCGGCCAGGCCGTGGGCGTGCTCGCGGGCGAGGTCGTCGGCTCGACCGACATCGGCCTGCCGCTCGGTCCGGCCGGGCGCGCCGCGCTGCTGCCGGTGAACATCGAGGCCTTCGGCAGGGACCTCGGCGTCGGCAAGGACGAGGTGCGGCTCTACCTCGCCCTGCGCGAGGCCGCCCACCAGCGGCTCTTCGCCCATGTGCCGTGGCTGCGCTCGCACCTGTTCGGCGCGGTCGAGGGGTACGCGCGCGGGATCAAGGTCGACACCGCCAAGCTGGAGGACGTGGTCGGGCAGTTCGACCCGCAGAATCCCGAGCAGCTGCAGGAGGCTCTCCAGCAGGGCATGTTCCAGCCCGAGGACACCCCGGCTCAGAAGGCTGCCCTGGCCCGTCTGGAGACGGCTCTGGCACTCGTCGAGGGCTGGGTGGACGCGGTGGTGCACGCGGCCGCGAAGCCGCGCCTGTCGTCCGCCGACGCGCTGCGGGAAACCCTGCGCCGCCGCCGTGCCACGGGCGGTCCGGCGGAGCAGACGTTCGCGACGCTGATCGGCCTGGAGCTGCGTCCTCGCCGTCTGCGCGACGCCTCCCGCCTGTGGGCCTCGCTGACGGACGCGCGCGGGGTCGACGGCCGGGACGCCCTGTGGGCCCACCCGGACATGCTGCCCACGGCCTCCGACCTCGACGACCCGGACGGCTTCGTGCACCGCGAGCAGATGGACTTCTCCGAGCTGGACAAGATGCTCGGCGAGGCGGCGAGCGGCGGCCACGGTGAGAAGCCGAACCTGAAGAAGGACGCCGACACGGACGGTACGGACGACGGGAACGACTCCGGGGGCGACGACACCAAGTGA
- a CDS encoding SDR family oxidoreductase gives MSSPDPQVRAARNPSARAGARGPVVAVTGAATGVGALLTERLAASEEVKQVVAIDERRGGCDAAQWHILDVRDPAIADKLRGADVVVHLALDLDLGSDAAARTAYNVRGTQTVLTAAAAAGVRRVVLCTSAMVYGALEDNELPLSEDAELRATAEATGVGDLLEIERLARRAPRAHPGLNVTVVRPAILVGGTDTALTRYFESPRLLVVAGSRPAWQFCHVEDLVSALEYAVLEKVDGELAVGCDGWLEQEEVEELSGIRRMELPSAVALGAAARLHRIGLTPSPAGDLAYTMYPWVVSGSRLHDAGWRPGWTNEEVLAELLEEVAGRHTVVGRRLGRKDATAAGAAGATVALLGAAAVVRRARKARRR, from the coding sequence GTGAGTTCCCCAGATCCGCAGGTTCGCGCAGCGCGAAACCCTTCGGCCCGGGCCGGCGCCCGAGGGCCCGTCGTCGCCGTGACCGGCGCGGCGACCGGGGTGGGCGCGCTGCTCACGGAGCGGCTCGCCGCATCGGAGGAGGTCAAGCAGGTCGTCGCCATCGACGAGCGGCGGGGTGGGTGCGACGCGGCTCAGTGGCACATTCTCGACGTCCGCGATCCGGCGATCGCCGACAAGCTGCGCGGCGCCGACGTCGTGGTCCATCTCGCGCTCGACCTCGACCTGGGGAGTGACGCCGCCGCCCGGACGGCCTACAACGTGCGCGGTACGCAGACGGTGCTGACGGCCGCCGCGGCGGCCGGGGTGCGCCGCGTGGTGCTGTGCACCTCCGCGATGGTCTACGGAGCGCTGGAGGACAACGAGCTGCCGCTCTCGGAGGACGCGGAGCTGCGCGCGACGGCGGAGGCGACCGGCGTCGGGGACCTCCTGGAGATCGAACGGCTCGCGCGCCGCGCGCCCCGGGCGCATCCCGGTCTGAACGTCACCGTGGTGCGGCCCGCGATCCTGGTCGGCGGCACGGACACGGCGCTGACCCGGTACTTCGAGTCACCGCGGCTGCTGGTCGTCGCCGGGTCGCGGCCGGCCTGGCAGTTCTGCCACGTCGAGGACCTGGTGAGCGCCCTGGAGTACGCCGTCCTGGAGAAGGTCGACGGGGAACTCGCCGTCGGGTGCGACGGGTGGCTGGAGCAGGAGGAGGTCGAGGAGCTCAGCGGGATCCGGCGCATGGAGCTGCCGTCGGCGGTCGCCCTGGGCGCCGCCGCGCGGCTGCACCGGATCGGGCTGACGCCGTCCCCGGCGGGCGACCTGGCGTACACGATGTACCCCTGGGTGGTGAGCGGAAGCCGGCTGCACGACGCGGGGTGGCGGCCGGGCTGGACCAACGAGGAGGTTCTGGCGGAGCTGCTGGAGGAGGTGGCCGGACGGCACACCGTCGTCGGCCGGCGGCTGGGGCGCAAGGACGCGACGGCCGCGGGGGCGGCCGGGGCGACGGTCGCGCTGCTGGGCGCGGCTGCCGTGGTGCGACGGGCCCGGAAGGCCCGGCGGCGCTGA
- a CDS encoding molybdenum cofactor biosynthesis protein MoaE: MAAIDEHPGERAAQDPIKLIAVRDTPLSLDEVFKAVGDDAAGGTALFVGTVRNHDEGADVDALGYSCHPSAEAEMRRIAEKVAAEYPVRALAAVHRVGDLAVGDLAVVVAVSCPHRGEAFEACRKLIDDLKHEVPIWKHQKFSDGTEEWVGA, encoded by the coding sequence ATGGCAGCCATCGACGAGCATCCCGGCGAGCGGGCGGCGCAGGACCCCATCAAGCTGATCGCCGTTCGCGACACCCCCCTCTCCCTGGACGAGGTCTTCAAGGCCGTCGGGGACGACGCGGCCGGCGGGACGGCGCTCTTCGTGGGCACCGTGCGCAACCATGACGAGGGCGCCGACGTCGACGCGCTCGGATACTCCTGCCACCCGAGTGCCGAGGCGGAGATGCGGCGGATCGCCGAGAAGGTGGCGGCCGAGTACCCGGTGCGGGCGCTGGCGGCCGTCCACCGGGTGGGGGATCTGGCCGTGGGCGATCTGGCGGTCGTCGTGGCCGTGTCCTGCCCGCATCGCGGGGAGGCCTTCGAGGCGTGCCGGAAGCTGATCGACGACCTCAAGCACGAGGTGCCCATCTGGAAGCACCAGAAGTTCTCCGACGGCACCGAGGAATGGGTCGGCGCGTAG
- a CDS encoding YlbL family protein, with amino-acid sequence MPRRTATMLASTLILIALLCAGVLFPVPYSEMSPGPTVNTLGDHDGEPVLQISGRRTYATSGHLNMTTVRVTSADYRMNLVEAVYGWLAHDNKVVPHDTLYPDGKTEEQSTQENAEEFSQSQESAKVAALKELNVPVTSWVIVSTVVKGSPAEGRLHAGDVIKAVDGTAVKAPGDVAKLVTKHKAGENVVFTIVPAKEQAAAEKARRTATTTQKVSVTTAASDDSGEKRAIVGISAGTDHTFPFTVDIKLADVGGPSAGLMFALGIYDKLTPGSLTGGRFVAGTGTIDDDGKVGPIGGIEMKTVGARSKGAQFFLTPADNCKAAAKDTPSGLRLVKVDTIDDALAALEDIRSGDTAALPKCTK; translated from the coding sequence ATGCCACGCCGCACCGCGACGATGCTCGCCTCCACCTTGATCCTCATCGCGCTTCTCTGCGCGGGAGTGCTCTTCCCCGTGCCGTACTCGGAGATGTCCCCGGGGCCCACGGTGAACACGCTCGGAGATCACGACGGCGAGCCGGTGCTGCAGATCTCCGGGCGCAGGACCTACGCGACCAGCGGCCACCTCAACATGACCACCGTGCGGGTGACCAGCGCCGACTACCGGATGAACCTCGTCGAGGCCGTCTACGGATGGCTCGCGCACGACAACAAGGTCGTTCCGCACGACACGCTGTACCCGGACGGCAAGACCGAGGAGCAGTCCACCCAGGAGAACGCCGAGGAGTTCAGCCAGTCCCAGGAGAGCGCCAAGGTCGCCGCCCTGAAGGAGCTGAACGTCCCGGTGACGTCCTGGGTGATCGTCTCGACCGTGGTGAAGGGGTCCCCGGCGGAGGGCAGGCTGCACGCCGGAGACGTGATCAAGGCAGTGGACGGCACCGCGGTGAAGGCGCCGGGTGACGTCGCGAAACTGGTGACCAAGCACAAGGCCGGCGAGAACGTCGTCTTCACGATCGTTCCGGCGAAGGAACAGGCGGCTGCCGAGAAGGCGCGCAGGACGGCGACGACCACGCAGAAGGTCTCGGTCACCACCGCGGCCTCCGACGACAGCGGCGAGAAGCGCGCCATCGTCGGGATCTCGGCCGGAACCGACCACACCTTCCCGTTCACCGTCGACATCAAGCTCGCCGACGTCGGCGGCCCCAGCGCCGGTCTGATGTTCGCGCTCGGCATCTACGACAAGCTCACCCCGGGCAGTCTCACCGGCGGCAGGTTCGTCGCCGGCACCGGGACCATCGACGACGACGGCAAGGTCGGCCCGATCGGCGGCATCGAGATGAAGACCGTCGGCGCGCGCAGCAAGGGCGCCCAGTTCTTCCTGACGCCTGCCGACAACTGCAAGGCCGCCGCCAAGGACACCCCCTCGGGGCTCAGGCTTGTCAAGGTCGACACCATCGACGACGCCCTCGCCGCCCTCGAGGACATCCGCAGCGGCGACACCGCCGCCCTGCCGAAGTGCACGAAGTAG